In Citrus sinensis cultivar Valencia sweet orange chromosome 2, DVS_A1.0, whole genome shotgun sequence, a single genomic region encodes these proteins:
- the LOC107175704 gene encoding uncharacterized protein LOC107175704, whose protein sequence is MDIDEQVINQNSKEAEFDIPSSHDILSTDRATILPSVDDSSCSIFFNGKHLQQLTSEDVIGSQFETLIDAENFYSNYSKVMGFSIRKNDIRYDNDGQTNVRLWVCNREGERAKQ, encoded by the coding sequence TTATCaaccaaaattcaaaagaagcAGAGTTTGACATTCCTTCATCACATGACATTCTTTCAACAGATAGGGCAACCATTCTGCCAAGTGTAGATGATTCCTCatgttccattttttttaatggtaagCACCTGCAACAACTCACTAGTGAAGATGTAATTGGAAGTCAATTTGAGACACTTATAGATGCTGAGAATTTTTACAGTAATTACTCGAAAGTAATGGGCTTCAGCATTCGTAAGAATGATATAAGGTATGATAATGATGGTCAAACCAATGTGAGACTTTGGGTTTGTAATAGGGAGGGCGAGCGTGCTAAACAGTAA